The Nakaseomyces glabratus chromosome B, complete sequence genome includes the window AGCCCCTAATATGGTAGATTTTTATAGGTCATTAACTTAGTTGTATTATAACTTCTCTATCcataattttaattttgaacAGCAATTGAACTACcgtatatatatacaaatgCTTGAAGCAATCTAGTCAATTTACAGAACGAATTATAggtgaataaaaataatatcacAGATTAGGAAGGAGAACCTGCAGTACCTGGAGTTTGAGGGACGTTTGGAGTACCACCTTCACTACCTGAAGGCTGCTTCTTCTTAGTTGGCGCCTTTTTCCTCTTGGGAGCAGCATCGCCATCTGCAGTTTTGGCTTTAGTCTTACGTGGCTTCTTAGGTTTAGGAGCTTTGTCACCTGCAGCAGTACTTCCTCCTCTCTTAGTGCCACCCTTTGCTCCTTTTGCTGCAGCCTTTCCTTTTCCAGTGCCTTCTGTGGAATTACCTCCCTGCGGCATTCCATTAGAACTGCCGCCATTTTGAGGAGTTGTCATCGAAATACGAGCATTGTAGGCAGTTGGCAGCATGTTATTAGCTAGAGCCTGTTGCTTccttttctctttattGATCTTCCATTGCTCAATAAATTTTAACCGCCTAAATTGGTTAGTCTCACTATTCATTGTTCCTCCTAAGGAAGCAGCCGCAGCCGCAGCTGCCATAGCCACTTTACTCCCCGTACTGTTGTTATTGGATCCCTTCAGTCCATTTTCTATTCCACCTACAGCATCATCATCCTCTGCATTTTCATTGCTACGTTTCATCTTCTGCATAGCATTCATTGCAACTATTGCAGCAAAAGTGGCACCTGTGGAAGTTGTTGTCCTCTCATTCATAATCAACATCAGCTGTTCATATTCAGATGTCTTTTgttcattatcttcatGTTCAGGAATATGGTGTACAACTCCTTTCGTCCTTGCTGCGGTACTTTCGTCTCTATGCTGGTGGATAATACCCTTAACGTTCTCATCCCAATATGGTGCAGTAAATAACTCATCTTCAAGTTTATCTTTATGTTCGTAAGGATTCATGGGGACACTCAAATCAAGGTTCCTTTTTGTTAGGGTTAAAAGCTCCGATTCCAATTGCTGGTATACGGTATCGGAAAACCTGGAATGGTCAGCATAACTCATCAAGTCATAATATTGTGACAAGTCATTTGGACGTAATAAAGTCCTATACACTCTGGGTCTCTTATATGTTTGATTGGAATCCAGCTTGGTGTTTTGGTTTTCCCCTGGTTTAGATTGTCCAGGTGTTTGTGTTAGGGTAGTGTTTCCACTTTTTTCAGCGTCTTCTTTCATATTGCCAACTGCGCCAATTTGATTCTTTAAGTTAGACGCAGCAGGACTTCCAGTGACAGGTTTCGGGCTTTCCATTTTGATAGAGACAGCGCCTGCTTGCCCCAAATTACCTGGGTTTCCACTATGTCCCGCGGATGTAACAGCATTAGGGCTCTTATGGGGGCTACCGTTCGAATGGTCTTGTCCTTTAGTATCACTACGTATAGTCACATCAACTGTGTTTGTGTGATCATATACTTGTAAAATTAAGTTGCCTTCATAAAACTGTATGTTACAATCTCGCAAAACCTCCATGATCGCATAAGGTATCCGTCCCCGCGCTACATATTCCAGAAATTCACGCAATGTTTCGTTACTTTTGTTTAATATGAGACCATCACTTGTAAGTTCCGGATTTTTCTGCTGTTGCTGTAACCTCGTATTTGCAGGTGCacaaattttataattattcTCGTAGATATGAAACTCAAAACTAGGTCTGTATTGTTCATACTTCTTTAAAAGTTCGTTCGGAGTTTCAACAAAGGCATAATTCCTCTTTGGGCGTGGGTTGTGCATCATCAATAGCTGATTAAATTGGTTTTCGTAGTTTTGTAGTGCTATTTGTCTCTGATGTTGCGCTTGCTGTACTTGCTGCTGTCGAAGCAAcattttttgttgtaaaATTTGGCGCTGGTTTAGAGCTTGTCCATTCATGCCTGTCGGTATCCCAGTTCCAGCCGGTCCACCTGGCATACGTGGCATTTGTTGTCCCTGGCCACCTGTATAGTTACCAGGACCATTAGCAGGACCAGTTGCCATTGAGCTGGGTGTAGCCCCGGAGCCTACACCAGAACCAGGTGAGGCCATATTAACTGGACTGCCTGGTGAGCCAACCCCATTCACTGCGACACCAAGCATGCTTTTGTCCTGTCCATAGTTCGGGCTCCCGTTCATTATCGGAAGCAGCTTTCCTTACCTTTGGTGTCTATAAGAAATCCCTAAAGTGAATATTTCgaaaggaagaaaaaaaaagacaacAAAGACTCAACTATTGTTTTCCGCAACAGTTTATATACCAAATTATGTGTACTATCGCAATATCCACAGTCAAATCAGTTCAAATAGGTGAACGTTACGGTGTCTCGTAATGTTTAAACTTCCCGTTTGTAAACAGTG containing:
- the SPT20 gene encoding Spt20p (CAGL0B01353g~Putative RNA polymerase II coactivator) translates to MNGSPNYGQDKSMLGVAVNGVGSPGSPVNMASPGSGVGSGATPSSMATGPANGPGNYTGGQGQQMPRMPGGPAGTGIPTGMNGQALNQRQILQQKMLLRQQQVQQAQHQRQIALQNYENQFNQLLMMHNPRPKRNYAFVETPNELLKKYEQYRPSFEFHIYENNYKICAPANTRLQQQQKNPELTSDGLILNKSNETLREFLEYVARGRIPYAIMEVLRDCNIQFYEGNLILQVYDHTNTVDVTIRSDTKGQDHSNGSPHKSPNAVTSAGHSGNPGNLGQAGAVSIKMESPKPVTGSPAASNLKNQIGAVGNMKEDAEKSGNTTLTQTPGQSKPGENQNTKLDSNQTYKRPRVYRTLLRPNDLSQYYDLMSYADHSRFSDTVYQQLESELLTLTKRNLDLSVPMNPYEHKDKLEDELFTAPYWDENVKGIIHQHRDESTAARTKGVVHHIPEHEDNEQKTSEYEQLMLIMNERTTTSTGATFAAIVAMNAMQKMKRSNENAEDDDAVGGIENGLKGSNNNSTGSKVAMAAAAAAASLGGTMNSETNQFRRLKFIEQWKINKEKRKQQALANNMLPTAYNARISMTTPQNGGSSNGMPQGGNSTEGTGKGKAAAKGAKGGTKRGGSTAAGDKAPKPKKPRKTKAKTADGDAAPKRKKAPTKKKQPSGSEGGTPNVPQTPGTAGSPS